Proteins from one Cicer arietinum cultivar CDC Frontier isolate Library 1 chromosome 3, Cicar.CDCFrontier_v2.0, whole genome shotgun sequence genomic window:
- the LOC101500797 gene encoding uncharacterized protein: protein MWKTLFRPHVRSFATRASHSHHNNHRENHKFLSPHTFVGSWQTPKDPKEAEAKLAQLRREYAKQVKEVRKEYMREMEDMRLEKQRKDEARRESLRVANEERKKVKAQAAELRAQERNIAQQQFRETLLKERAEKLENWRMKIKKHEEKKAGKKDLLHKRSSMWVDEAELEKEITNVVIATTFL from the exons ATGTGGAAAACATTATTCCGTCCACACGTGCGTTCATTCGCCACACGTGCATCACACTCCCACCACAACAACCACCGCGAAAACCACAAGTTCCTCTCCCCTCACACCTTCGTCGGAAGCTGGCAAACTCCGAAGGACCCTAAGGAAGCCGAAGCAAAACTAGCTCAGCTTCGGAGAGAGTACGCGAAGCAAGTGAAAGAGGTTCGGAAGGAATACATGAGAGAAATGGAGGATATGAGATTGGAGAAGCAACGGAAGGATGAGGCTCGGAGAGAATCGCTTAGAGTCGCTAATGAAGAGAGGAAGAAAGTTAAGGCTCAGGCTGCTGAACTTAGAGCTCAAGAACGGAATATTGCTCAACAACAGTTTCGTGAAACCCTA TTAAAAGAAAGAGCAGAGAAACTTGAAAATTGGAGAATGAAAATCAAAAAGCATGAAGAGAAGAAGGCTGGGAAGAAAGATTTATTGCATAAACGAAGTTCGATGTGGGTTGATGAAGCTGAGCTTGAGAAGGAAATAACCAATGTTGTAATTGCTACAACATTTCTTTGA
- the LOC101500479 gene encoding ubiquitin receptor RAD23d-like, which translates to MKINVKTLKGTHFEIQVNLQDTVGDVKKNIEAVQGVDVYPAAQQMLIHQGKVLKDDTTLEENQVAENSFVVIMLSKNKVSSSGGSAASSAPSNPAAQPASSLPPPSSTSQPPASTAGQGESNAEPSPVITPPTTVVSGTYGQAESNLIAGSNLESTIQQILEMGGGSWDRDTVIRALRAAYNNPERAVEYLYSGIPEQADAPAVAASTNVGQAENPSIQAPQPAVPTGGPNTNPLNLFPEGIPNLGANDNAGDLEFLRNSPQFQALRTMVQANPQILQPMLQELGKQNPHLMELIQEHQADFLRLINEPGGEENLESQLGAAVPQTITITPEEHEAIQRLEDMGFDRDLVLEVFFACNKNEDLAANYLLDHQNEFDD; encoded by the exons ATGAAGATTAACGTCAAGACTCTCAAGGGGACTCACTTTGAGATCCAAGTGAACCTTCAAGATACg gtTGGTGATGTGAAGAAAAATATAGAGGCGGTGCAAGGTGTTGATGTTTACCCTGCTGCACAACAAATGCTAATTCACCAAGGGAAAGTGCTTAAGGATGACACAACCTTGGAAGAAAATCAAGTTGCTGAGAATAGTTTTGTTGTGATCATGTTGAGCAAG AATAAGGTATCATCAAGTGGAGGCTCAGCTGCTTCATCTGCACCCTCAAACCCA GCAGCCCAACCTGCAAGTTCTTTGCCTCCCCCTTCATCAACATCTCAACCACCTGCTTCGACTGCCGGACA GGGAGAATCCAATGCTGAGCCAAGTCCTGTTATAACTCCTCCCACTAC TGTGGTGTCTGGCACATATGGCCAAGCAGAATCTAATCTCATTGCTGGAAGTAATTTAGAATCAACTATTCAACAGATTCTAGAAATGGGGGGAGGAAGTTGGGACCGGGATACTGTGATCCGCGCTCTTCGTGCTGCATATAACAATCCGGAAAGAGCTGTTGAATATCTCTATTCT GGCATCCCTGAACAAGCTGATGCTCCAGCAGTTGCTGCATCCACCAATGTTGGGCAGGCAGAAAACCCTTCAATTCAGGCTCCACAGCCAGCAGTGCCTACTGGGGGGCCCAACACCAACCCACTCAACTTGTTCCCCGAG GGTATTCCCAATTTGGGTGCAAATGATAATGCAGGTGACTTGGAATTCTTGCGGAACAGTCCACAG TTCCAAGCCTTGAGAACAATGGTGCAAGCAAACCCTCAAATCTTGCAG CCTATGCTTCAGGAACTAGGAAAACAAAATCCACATCTAATGGAGCTCATCCAAGAGCATCAAGCTGACTTCTTACGCCTTATAAATGAGCCTGGAGGAGAAGA AAACCTAGAGAGTCAATTGGGTGCTGCGGTGCCTCAGACCATCACTATCACCCCAGAAGAGCATGAGGCCATTCAACGG CTTGAAGATATGGGGTTCGATCGAGATCTTGTGTTGGAGGTGTTCTTTGCGTGCAATAAAAACGAGGATTTGGCAGCCAACTATCTATTGGATCACCAAAATGAGTTTGATGACTAG
- the LOC140919597 gene encoding uncharacterized protein — MAWLWDAMTSEINDTWMFLSIAKKIWKALEETYSKAKDAAQIYDVKVKHVTAKQGNKTVTDYANHLKALWMELDHYRVIQAKCSTNAALLKEYIEQDKVYDFLVGLNSDFDQVRVQILGKEKVPGLNEVMAIVRSEVEGD, encoded by the coding sequence ATGGCATGGTTATGGGATGCAATGACCTCAGAAATCAATGACACTTGGATGTTTCTCAGCATTGCAAAGAAGATTTGGAAGGCATTAGAAGAGACTTATTCCAAAGCCAAAGATGCTGCCCAAATATACGATGTGAAGGTGAAACATGTGACTGCTAAACAGGGGAACAAGACTGTTACTGATTATGCAAATCATCTCAAAGCTTTATGGATGGAGTTGGATCATTACAGAGTTATACAAGCCAAGTGTTCAACAAATGCAGCATTACTCAAGGAATATATTGAACAGGATAAAGTCTATGATTTCTTGGTGGGACTCAACTCTGATTTTGATCAAGTTAGAGTGCAAATCCTTGGTAAGGAGAAAGTACCAGGACTTAATGAAGTAATGGCTATAGTGAGAAGTGAAGTAGAAGGGGACTAA